A single window of Diachasmimorpha longicaudata isolate KC_UGA_2023 chromosome 12, iyDiaLong2, whole genome shotgun sequence DNA harbors:
- the LOC135168153 gene encoding gustatory receptor for sugar taste 43a-like isoform X1: MSTPDLGHEICALIEWSIVIIIPIDEMQTLGLSFRFDSHLNSTHTFPKPRLMTSANEGDTAKHKVTMNKQVKSDLYQGLFPIYHLSKGFGLLPVRFTIQASGRYNSKIHVLEIIYGVCLLLLFICAEIWGLWRDLRDGWVHSTRLKHQTALNVTIGDVVAVALLAAVGVLGAPFRWKYIQEIMGRLVDADERIGFINAKKTRRFAIIITGGALVYLITISSLDVYVWDMQTKLKRKMPDKGPINYSPIYFLYMQALMIEIQYTITTYNLNERFLRLNKNLETLLKTGRNLSEKDVNFSSECKDQNEFLTYPRAGIEARPARVFRTPKVSDWMAGDGETRETTDTISQLINVHSSICDTNVLLNKAFGLPILVVTITCLLHLIITPYFLMMEANSDKEALFIAVQFAWCAFHVFRMLIVVQPCYATTTESKRTAVLVSQLLTYHWEPYVRKQLELFSLQLLHRPLDFTACGLFSLDRALITSMAGAVTTYLVILIQFQKADDTKDANNMLKNATLLLQNVSSLHNSTGVKTP, encoded by the exons atgagcacCCCTGACCTTGGCCATGAAATTTGTG CACTGATCGAATGGTCAATAGTAATTATAATTCCCATTGACGAGATGCAAACACTGGGTTTATCATTTCGCTTCGATTCTCATCTCAACTCGACTCACA CATTTCCAAAACCTA GATTGATGACCAGTGCTAATGAAGGTGATACGGCTAAACACAAAGTAACAATGAATAAGCAAGTGAAATCGGATTTGTACCAGGGTCTCTTTCCCATTTACCACTTGAGTAAAGGATTTGGGCTATTACCAGTGAGATTCACTATCCAAGCAAGTGGGAGATATAATTCCAAGATTCACGTGCTTGAGATTATATACGG GGTTTGTCTACTTTTGCTATTTATCTGCGCTGAAATTTGGGGCCTTTGGAGAGACCTCAGGGACGGATGGGTACACAGCACCAGGCTGAAGCATCAGACTGCGTTAAATGTTACCATTGGAGACGTCGTTGCCGTTGCTCTTTTAGCTGCTGTTGGAGTACTTGGGGCTCCTTTTCGGTGGAAGTACATTCAGGAGATTATGGGACGTCTGGTTGAC GCCGACGAAAGGATTGGATTTATCAACGCAAAAAAAACACGGAGATTCGCAATAATCATCACCGGAGGTGCACTTGTTTATTTGATAACAATATCTTCTCTTGATGTTTATGTTTGGGACATGCAAACTAaactgaaaagaaaaatgccTGACAAAGGTCCCATCAACTACTCTCCCATATATTTTCTATACATGCAGGCGTTAATGATTGAAATACAATACACCATTACTACCTACAACCTGAACGAACGTTTCTTGAGACTGAATAAGAATTTGGAAACTTTATTGAAAACTGGAAGGAATCTCTCGGAAAAAGATGTCAACTTCAGTAGTGAATGCAAGGAtcagaatgaatttttaacatatCCACGGGCCGGAATAGAAGCAAGACCTGCAAGGGTCTTTAGAACGCCCAAAGTATCAGACTGGATGGCTGGTGATGGAG AAACTCGTGAAACAACAGACACAATCTCTCAATTGATAAATGTGCACTCATCGATTTGCGACACCAACGTACTCCTCAACAAGGCATTTGGGTTACCAATCCTCGTGGTTACGATTACTTGTTTACTCCACTTGATTATCACTCCCTACTTCTTGATGATGGAAGCAAACAGCGACAAAGAGGCATTATTCATTGCTGTACAATTCGCCTGGTGTGCATTCCATGTATTTAGGATGTTGATAGTAGTTCAGCCTTGTTATGCAACAACAACAGAATCAAAAAGAACAGCGGTGTTAGTCAGTCAGTTACTTACTTATCATTGGGAACCTTATGTGAGGAAACAACTTGAACTCTTCTCGCTCCAGCTTCTGCACAGACCATTGGACTTCACTGCTTGTGGACTCTTTTCTTTAGATCGGGCTCTAATCACTTCG
- the LOC135168153 gene encoding gustatory receptor for sugar taste 43a-like isoform X2: MSTPDLGHEICALIEWSIVIIIPIDEMQTLGLSFRFDSHLNSTHRLMTSANEGDTAKHKVTMNKQVKSDLYQGLFPIYHLSKGFGLLPVRFTIQASGRYNSKIHVLEIIYGVCLLLLFICAEIWGLWRDLRDGWVHSTRLKHQTALNVTIGDVVAVALLAAVGVLGAPFRWKYIQEIMGRLVDADERIGFINAKKTRRFAIIITGGALVYLITISSLDVYVWDMQTKLKRKMPDKGPINYSPIYFLYMQALMIEIQYTITTYNLNERFLRLNKNLETLLKTGRNLSEKDVNFSSECKDQNEFLTYPRAGIEARPARVFRTPKVSDWMAGDGETRETTDTISQLINVHSSICDTNVLLNKAFGLPILVVTITCLLHLIITPYFLMMEANSDKEALFIAVQFAWCAFHVFRMLIVVQPCYATTTESKRTAVLVSQLLTYHWEPYVRKQLELFSLQLLHRPLDFTACGLFSLDRALITSMAGAVTTYLVILIQFQKADDTKDANNMLKNATLLLQNVSSLHNSTGVKTP, encoded by the exons atgagcacCCCTGACCTTGGCCATGAAATTTGTG CACTGATCGAATGGTCAATAGTAATTATAATTCCCATTGACGAGATGCAAACACTGGGTTTATCATTTCGCTTCGATTCTCATCTCAACTCGACTCACA GATTGATGACCAGTGCTAATGAAGGTGATACGGCTAAACACAAAGTAACAATGAATAAGCAAGTGAAATCGGATTTGTACCAGGGTCTCTTTCCCATTTACCACTTGAGTAAAGGATTTGGGCTATTACCAGTGAGATTCACTATCCAAGCAAGTGGGAGATATAATTCCAAGATTCACGTGCTTGAGATTATATACGG GGTTTGTCTACTTTTGCTATTTATCTGCGCTGAAATTTGGGGCCTTTGGAGAGACCTCAGGGACGGATGGGTACACAGCACCAGGCTGAAGCATCAGACTGCGTTAAATGTTACCATTGGAGACGTCGTTGCCGTTGCTCTTTTAGCTGCTGTTGGAGTACTTGGGGCTCCTTTTCGGTGGAAGTACATTCAGGAGATTATGGGACGTCTGGTTGAC GCCGACGAAAGGATTGGATTTATCAACGCAAAAAAAACACGGAGATTCGCAATAATCATCACCGGAGGTGCACTTGTTTATTTGATAACAATATCTTCTCTTGATGTTTATGTTTGGGACATGCAAACTAaactgaaaagaaaaatgccTGACAAAGGTCCCATCAACTACTCTCCCATATATTTTCTATACATGCAGGCGTTAATGATTGAAATACAATACACCATTACTACCTACAACCTGAACGAACGTTTCTTGAGACTGAATAAGAATTTGGAAACTTTATTGAAAACTGGAAGGAATCTCTCGGAAAAAGATGTCAACTTCAGTAGTGAATGCAAGGAtcagaatgaatttttaacatatCCACGGGCCGGAATAGAAGCAAGACCTGCAAGGGTCTTTAGAACGCCCAAAGTATCAGACTGGATGGCTGGTGATGGAG AAACTCGTGAAACAACAGACACAATCTCTCAATTGATAAATGTGCACTCATCGATTTGCGACACCAACGTACTCCTCAACAAGGCATTTGGGTTACCAATCCTCGTGGTTACGATTACTTGTTTACTCCACTTGATTATCACTCCCTACTTCTTGATGATGGAAGCAAACAGCGACAAAGAGGCATTATTCATTGCTGTACAATTCGCCTGGTGTGCATTCCATGTATTTAGGATGTTGATAGTAGTTCAGCCTTGTTATGCAACAACAACAGAATCAAAAAGAACAGCGGTGTTAGTCAGTCAGTTACTTACTTATCATTGGGAACCTTATGTGAGGAAACAACTTGAACTCTTCTCGCTCCAGCTTCTGCACAGACCATTGGACTTCACTGCTTGTGGACTCTTTTCTTTAGATCGGGCTCTAATCACTTCG